Proteins found in one Spirochaetales bacterium genomic segment:
- a CDS encoding family 16 glycosylhydrolase: MKIKSKNKNGRIFAAAIWLVFLFFGTPCVSAQSAGLGDVNGDNTVNIVDALLAAQYYVGLGPSGFDASAADVDGNLTINIVDALQIAQYYVGLIDRFPAQTDTPVPTRYQTDAPTQAPAVTTAPGEYVLVWSDEFENGIGEDWVFETGNGSGGWGNNELEYYRRENAYVSNGNLVIEAKRENYGGYDYTSARMKTQGRRSWCYGKIEARIRVPVGQGIWPAFWMLGDNISSVNWPACGEIDIMEHINNESTIYGTIHWQADDYASYGGSTSAGVTDYHVYSIEWDSSAIRWYLDGNRYHEANIADNINGTEEFHRNFFILLNVAVGGNWPGSPDGSTSFPAYMYVDYVRVYQKSSGGQTFPPSATQPPAQQETPASTQPPQGGDWAVVWEDDFSGNGRPDSSNWNFNVGNGYNSGSNAFDGWGNGEWEWYRPQNAYQEGGNLVIKAEYNSSPTSISGRDWYQFSARLTTQGKRSWLYGRIEARIAMPNAPGTWPAFWMMGTSCNASYTGDYNPPMSAYDTMATNWASCGELDIVEHRNTEQVVVQNLFWDTRTGVYDWEDGRNASNPSENIHVGDVGLFHLYTLEWDANEFRWYVDRESNPNPTKRVDIKGSDQEEFHKPFFLMLNLAVQGRFTGPTDPNRNDFPLYMYVDYVRVWQRQ; encoded by the coding sequence CGTCGGGATTCGATGCAAGCGCGGCCGATGTCGACGGAAACCTTACCATCAACATTGTCGACGCCCTCCAGATCGCCCAATACTATGTGGGGCTGATCGACCGTTTTCCCGCGCAAACAGATACCCCGGTCCCGACACGGTATCAGACGGATGCCCCGACGCAGGCGCCCGCCGTGACGACAGCCCCCGGCGAATATGTCCTTGTCTGGTCCGACGAGTTCGAAAACGGCATCGGGGAGGATTGGGTTTTTGAAACCGGTAACGGTTCCGGAGGATGGGGCAATAACGAGCTCGAGTATTACCGCCGGGAAAACGCCTATGTCTCGAACGGCAATCTCGTTATCGAGGCAAAACGTGAGAATTACGGCGGATACGACTATACTTCCGCGAGAATGAAAACACAGGGACGGCGTTCGTGGTGTTACGGAAAGATAGAGGCGAGAATCCGGGTTCCGGTCGGACAGGGAATCTGGCCCGCTTTCTGGATGCTGGGGGACAATATATCATCCGTCAACTGGCCCGCCTGCGGGGAAATCGATATCATGGAGCATATCAACAACGAATCGACGATTTACGGAACGATCCACTGGCAGGCGGACGACTATGCCTCCTATGGCGGTTCGACATCCGCCGGCGTCACCGATTATCACGTCTATTCGATTGAATGGGATTCGTCGGCGATCAGGTGGTACCTTGACGGCAACCGGTATCACGAGGCGAATATCGCAGACAATATCAACGGTACGGAAGAGTTTCACAGGAATTTCTTTATTCTCCTGAATGTCGCCGTCGGCGGCAACTGGCCGGGTTCGCCGGACGGCAGTACCTCGTTCCCCGCTTATATGTATGTCGATTACGTACGGGTATATCAGAAATCATCCGGGGGCCAGACATTCCCGCCTTCGGCAACACAGCCGCCGGCACAACAGGAGACACCCGCTTCGACACAGCCCCCCCAGGGGGGAGACTGGGCCGTTGTCTGGGAAGACGACTTTAGCGGGAACGGCCGGCCGGATTCCTCCAACTGGAACTTCAATGTGGGTAACGGATATAATTCCGGCTCGAACGCCTTCGACGGCTGGGGAAACGGCGAATGGGAATGGTACAGACCGCAGAACGCGTATCAGGAGGGCGGCAATCTCGTCATCAAGGCCGAATATAATTCCTCTCCAACCTCGATTTCAGGGCGTGACTGGTATCAGTTTTCCGCGCGCCTGACCACACAGGGGAAACGGTCGTGGCTGTACGGCCGTATCGAGGCGCGAATCGCCATGCCGAATGCGCCGGGCACATGGCCCGCCTTCTGGATGATGGGGACGTCGTGCAATGCAAGCTATACAGGCGACTATAATCCCCCCATGTCCGCCTATGATACCATGGCGACCAACTGGGCCAGCTGCGGCGAACTCGATATCGTCGAACACAGGAATACCGAACAGGTCGTCGTACAGAACCTCTTCTGGGATACACGGACCGGTGTTTACGACTGGGAAGACGGCCGTAACGCATCGAATCCGAGTGAAAACATTCACGTCGGGGATGTAGGGCTATTTCATCTTTATACCCTTGAATGGGACGCAAACGAGTTCAGATGGTACGTCGATCGTGAAAGCAATCCCAATCCCACCAAACGTGTCGATATTAAGGGAAGCGATCAGGAAGAGTTTCACAAGCCCTTCTTTCTCATGTTGAACCTAGCCGTTCAGGGGCGCTTTACCGGTCCCACGGACCCGAACAGAAACGATTTCCCGCTGTATATGTATGTCGATTACGTAAGGGTATGGCAGCGACAGTAA
- a CDS encoding glycosyl transferase — MKYGYFDNEKREYVITHPKTPVKWINYIGTLSFGGFVDHTGGLLVCKGDPALNRITKYIQQLPSSDFKGFTIYIRLKHKDGFRIFSPLFVPTLDPYDAYECRVGLGYSRITTEYYGIRTSVTFFVPLAGERVLIDIAVTNIANHPLVCDLVPVVEYSHPIAIKQYNNADWVPQTMQSKIYNEDSGMKVLTQYAFCNKGITENFFTSNRPVSSFESDRKRFLGDNEYGRWSFPLSLRQEELDNYEAFRGDNIGALLHHMGKMETGETKRLVCQLGQAGDLEKALSGIKKFRKEKAVDEAFEELGRFWTTLLEKVVIKTPDIPMNNMIGLFNPYQCHTTFNWSRFLSLYQLGLGARGIGFRDSSQDVLGIMDRIPEEASKLIEKLLHVQKSDGSAMHQFYPSSMEANMGDAAESDDRPRYYGDDNLWIILSVSEYIKETGNRDFLDKVIPYYEKNRKGKPIETGTILDHLKRSIDFTRNNLGSHGLPLVGFADWNDSVNLETGSESLLVTNLYGKALREMIGLLRYIDDGETADAYSGYYEAMKERFNAYAWDGGWFIRYLDHNGNPLGSKTNDAGRIYTNAQTWPVISGFAPEDKARISMNAVYTMLNTPKGIKLSTPGYNRFDLSKGGVTSYPPGAKENGGIFMHANPWAMIAETILGNGDRAFEYYSQINPAVKNDCIDEFEVEPYVYPQNILGNEHPQFGLARNSWLSGTAAWMYQAGIKYILGIRPEYEGLRIDPCIPSHWDGYKADRVFRSKKFSIEVRNPLHVSKGVSSLTVNGTSVKGDIVPVSINAKEIAVTVVLGE; from the coding sequence ATGAAGTATGGTTATTTTGATAATGAAAAGAGAGAATATGTCATCACACATCCGAAAACACCGGTAAAATGGATAAACTATATCGGGACATTGTCTTTTGGGGGATTCGTCGATCATACGGGGGGCCTCCTCGTCTGTAAGGGCGATCCCGCGCTGAACCGTATAACAAAGTATATTCAGCAGCTGCCCTCATCCGATTTCAAAGGGTTCACCATTTACATCCGTTTGAAACATAAAGACGGCTTCAGGATCTTTTCTCCCCTTTTTGTCCCGACACTCGATCCCTATGACGCCTATGAATGCCGTGTCGGACTCGGATATTCCCGTATAACGACCGAATATTACGGCATCAGGACATCGGTAACCTTTTTTGTCCCCCTTGCCGGCGAACGGGTTCTCATCGATATCGCCGTCACCAACATTGCGAACCACCCCCTTGTCTGCGATCTGGTCCCCGTCGTGGAATACAGTCATCCGATCGCGATCAAACAGTACAACAATGCCGATTGGGTGCCGCAGACGATGCAGAGCAAGATATATAATGAAGATTCGGGGATGAAAGTCCTCACGCAATACGCCTTCTGCAACAAAGGAATAACGGAAAACTTTTTCACGTCCAACCGGCCGGTATCCTCCTTTGAATCGGACAGAAAACGGTTTTTGGGTGATAACGAATACGGGAGGTGGTCCTTCCCTCTTTCTCTCCGGCAGGAAGAACTCGACAACTATGAAGCCTTTCGGGGAGATAATATCGGCGCCCTTCTCCACCACATGGGGAAAATGGAAACCGGCGAAACGAAGCGGCTTGTCTGTCAGCTTGGACAGGCCGGCGATCTGGAGAAAGCACTTTCCGGAATTAAGAAATTCCGAAAGGAAAAAGCCGTTGACGAAGCTTTTGAAGAACTCGGTCGCTTCTGGACTACCCTGCTCGAAAAGGTTGTGATAAAAACCCCCGATATCCCGATGAACAATATGATCGGTCTCTTCAATCCGTATCAATGCCATACCACCTTCAACTGGTCGCGGTTTCTTTCCCTTTACCAGCTGGGACTCGGTGCGCGGGGGATCGGATTCAGGGACAGTTCGCAGGATGTACTGGGAATTATGGACCGGATACCGGAAGAAGCCTCGAAGCTCATTGAAAAACTCCTCCACGTACAGAAATCCGATGGTTCGGCTATGCACCAGTTTTATCCGTCGTCCATGGAAGCGAATATGGGTGACGCGGCTGAATCGGACGACAGGCCCCGTTACTACGGCGATGATAATCTCTGGATTATACTTTCCGTCTCCGAATACATCAAAGAAACGGGAAACAGGGATTTTCTCGACAAGGTTATCCCCTATTATGAAAAAAACAGGAAAGGTAAACCGATAGAGACGGGGACGATTCTCGATCATTTGAAACGTTCGATCGATTTCACACGGAACAACCTCGGCTCCCACGGATTACCGCTTGTGGGGTTCGCCGATTGGAACGACAGCGTCAACCTCGAAACGGGCTCCGAATCGCTCCTGGTGACCAATTTATACGGGAAAGCCCTCCGGGAAATGATCGGTCTTTTACGATATATCGACGACGGGGAAACCGCGGACGCCTATTCCGGTTATTATGAAGCGATGAAAGAACGGTTCAATGCATACGCCTGGGACGGCGGGTGGTTCATCCGCTATCTGGATCATAACGGGAACCCCCTGGGTTCAAAAACGAATGATGCGGGACGTATATACACCAATGCGCAAACATGGCCGGTGATCTCCGGGTTTGCACCGGAAGACAAGGCAAGAATATCGATGAATGCCGTTTATACCATGCTCAATACCCCGAAGGGTATAAAACTCAGTACACCCGGCTATAATCGATTCGATTTATCCAAAGGGGGCGTCACGAGTTATCCTCCCGGGGCAAAGGAAAACGGCGGCATTTTCATGCACGCGAATCCGTGGGCGATGATCGCAGAGACGATCCTCGGCAACGGGGACCGGGCTTTCGAATACTACAGCCAGATCAATCCCGCCGTAAAAAACGATTGCATCGACGAGTTCGAGGTCGAACCATACGTCTACCCGCAGAATATCCTGGGAAACGAACATCCGCAATTCGGGCTGGCACGGAACAGCTGGCTATCGGGGACAGCGGCATGGATGTATCAGGCCGGCATCAAATACATTCTCGGTATACGGCCGGAATATGAAGGGCTTCGTATCGACCCCTGTATCCCTTCTCATTGGGACGGCTATAAAGCGGACCGTGTTTTCAGGAGTAAGAAATTTTCGATTGAAGTCCGGAACCCGCTTCATGTATCGAAGGGGGTTTCCTCCCTTACCGTCAACGGAACATCCGTCAAAGGCGATATTGTTCCCGTCTCCATAAACGCAAAGGAGATCGCCGTTACCGTTGTCCTGGGAGAATGA
- a CDS encoding glycoside hydrolase family 9 protein, with translation MNNKSFFITFLLLTLYCGLCFANPEPFPVYFTSQAKIKIDGGFGDWPRVLPFIIDSDTQLKRGKRADYDDFHAVIFCFLDSGNLYLRAEINDKHPLMNKKTGTNIWQGDCIEGYIGFREEEAYSYGDGDFQYGIALTPDNQQTWIWGGIDVSMKNFEAVVLKTEKGAALEAKIPVSNFGLSSVSATTPLWIDFAVNNSDDGAARLQQLVWNGDGEGWSDPSVWRKAYLTDNMAEFKKPSFISKTTIEPKKNHRLYIYNNAQPWKGTFTIDGDEYTTDESGGASLRFDEETRMELEATIGGKLIKQPFVVEVDRSRILVQLPVKRIKVNQIGYHPKEKKIFIVKTDGLTLTSKSFEVVNKATNSPVFKGEISGTKFDNPTKENIAYGDFSPVRLTGTFFIRMEGIEPSYDFEIKNDVFADIFYTTFRSYYLQRCGIKIEDKISGITYGPCHKDDGYLKETGKKIDVKGGWHDAGDYGKYIPTAGVTVTQILLLYEKFPDRFEHFNLDIPESGNDKPDILDELMYELDWMLKMQAPDGGVYHKVNTYKFPGTKLPEADTDKRLVYEVGTNDTGIFCGTVATAARVLKSIYPSYAQKCEKAALKAGEFLLAHEAQTVTPSNDYTGAYLSSDSDDEQYWAFAELFRLTADRKYLEAANRHMKKSWVPAIGWENTLTLGIYTLLKSGNLPQKQKENLLILFVKEADSIIKKSELNGYRAALYFSEYSWASNKTALAYALNLLLAYDFFYEKEYLEVARRQLDYILGFNVLSKCFITGMGDDPVKYPHHRIVQASKVIVPGLMMGGPNDEAQDGKYPKDLGPRGYVDNWAAYSCNEYAIDYNAPLVFLAGYFMCLKDKGLLE, from the coding sequence ATGAACAATAAATCTTTCTTTATCACTTTTCTGCTTTTAACACTCTATTGCGGTCTTTGCTTCGCTAACCCGGAGCCGTTCCCGGTCTATTTCACATCACAGGCGAAAATAAAGATCGACGGCGGTTTCGGTGACTGGCCGCGTGTACTTCCGTTCATTATCGACAGCGACACGCAATTAAAACGGGGTAAACGTGCGGATTACGATGATTTCCATGCGGTCATCTTCTGTTTCCTTGATTCCGGAAACCTCTACCTCCGTGCGGAAATTAATGACAAACATCCCCTTATGAATAAAAAAACGGGGACCAATATCTGGCAGGGTGATTGTATCGAAGGGTATATCGGTTTTCGGGAAGAAGAGGCATACTCATACGGCGACGGGGACTTTCAGTACGGCATCGCCCTGACCCCGGACAACCAGCAGACATGGATTTGGGGCGGAATCGATGTATCCATGAAAAATTTCGAAGCGGTCGTTCTCAAAACGGAGAAGGGGGCCGCCCTGGAGGCAAAAATACCGGTTTCCAATTTCGGACTTTCATCGGTATCGGCAACGACACCGCTTTGGATCGATTTTGCCGTAAACAACAGTGATGACGGTGCCGCGCGGCTGCAGCAGCTTGTCTGGAACGGCGACGGCGAAGGCTGGTCCGACCCCTCCGTATGGCGGAAAGCATATCTGACCGACAACATGGCCGAATTCAAAAAACCGTCATTCATCAGTAAAACCACAATCGAACCGAAAAAAAATCACCGCCTCTACATATACAATAACGCGCAGCCGTGGAAGGGAACATTTACCATCGACGGCGATGAATACACGACCGATGAATCGGGCGGGGCCTCGCTCAGGTTCGATGAAGAAACCCGCATGGAACTCGAAGCGACGATCGGAGGAAAACTCATCAAGCAGCCGTTTGTCGTGGAAGTCGACAGATCCCGGATTCTCGTACAATTGCCGGTCAAACGGATCAAGGTAAACCAGATCGGGTACCATCCAAAGGAAAAGAAAATTTTCATCGTAAAAACAGACGGCCTGACGCTGACCTCCAAAAGCTTTGAAGTAGTGAACAAAGCCACGAACAGCCCGGTTTTCAAGGGTGAAATATCCGGCACGAAATTCGATAACCCGACAAAAGAAAATATAGCGTACGGCGATTTCTCTCCGGTCAGACTGACCGGTACCTTTTTCATCCGGATGGAGGGCATCGAACCTTCATATGATTTTGAAATTAAAAATGACGTATTCGCCGATATTTTTTACACGACATTCAGATCGTATTACCTTCAACGCTGCGGGATCAAAATCGAAGACAAGATAAGCGGTATCACCTACGGTCCCTGTCATAAAGACGACGGGTACCTGAAAGAGACCGGGAAAAAGATCGACGTCAAAGGCGGATGGCACGATGCCGGTGATTACGGCAAATATATACCGACAGCGGGGGTTACCGTTACCCAGATCCTCCTCCTTTATGAAAAGTTTCCCGACCGTTTCGAACATTTCAACCTCGATATTCCCGAATCCGGGAACGACAAACCGGATATCCTCGACGAACTCATGTACGAACTCGACTGGATGCTGAAAATGCAGGCGCCCGACGGGGGCGTGTATCATAAGGTGAACACATACAAATTTCCGGGGACAAAACTCCCGGAAGCGGATACCGACAAACGGCTCGTGTATGAAGTCGGCACGAACGATACCGGTATATTCTGCGGCACCGTTGCGACCGCGGCAAGGGTCCTGAAATCCATATATCCCTCCTATGCGCAAAAATGCGAAAAGGCGGCGTTGAAAGCGGGGGAGTTTCTCCTCGCCCATGAAGCACAAACGGTGACCCCTTCGAATGACTATACCGGCGCCTATCTCTCATCGGATTCGGATGACGAACAATACTGGGCGTTTGCCGAGTTGTTCAGGCTTACCGCGGACCGGAAATATCTGGAAGCGGCGAACAGGCATATGAAGAAAAGCTGGGTTCCGGCAATCGGGTGGGAAAACACCCTCACCCTCGGCATATACACCCTTCTCAAATCGGGGAACCTTCCGCAAAAACAGAAAGAGAACCTGCTTATTCTTTTTGTCAAGGAAGCGGATTCCATTATCAAAAAATCCGAATTAAACGGATACAGGGCCGCCCTCTATTTCAGCGAGTATTCGTGGGCTTCCAATAAAACCGCCCTCGCCTACGCACTCAACCTGCTGCTCGCATACGATTTCTTCTACGAAAAAGAATATCTTGAAGTGGCGCGGAGACAGCTTGATTACATACTCGGTTTCAATGTCCTGAGTAAATGCTTTATCACCGGAATGGGGGACGATCCGGTGAAATATCCCCATCACCGGATCGTTCAGGCGTCGAAAGTGATTGTCCCCGGCTTGATGATGGGTGGACCAAATGACGAAGCCCAGGACGGGAAATACCCCAAAGACCTCGGACCGCGCGGTTATGTGGACAACTGGGCCGCCTATTCATGCAATGAATACGCGATCGATTATAACGCACCGCTTGTGTTCCTTGCGGGTTACTTCATGTGCCTCAAGGATAAAGGCCTTCTCGAATGA
- a CDS encoding carbohydrate-binding family 9-like protein gives MEMNINRVDDFIITGKGRSGEWEMTDWMPLLTVGNGKSSYETKVKVLWSESGIYFLFFCEDRMISCGNQKNFGELYLEDVVEVFLWPDERHPVYFEYEISPLGDELPLLVANKDGLFHGWLPFLAVNERKILSRTHVEGGRKEPGAGVAAWYAEFIIPFELLIGMTNCPPAPGTRWRANMCRLDYDTSPVTQWSWCREKMAWNFHNYRGFGSFVFR, from the coding sequence ATGGAGATGAACATCAACCGGGTGGACGATTTTATCATTACGGGGAAAGGCCGGTCGGGGGAATGGGAAATGACGGACTGGATGCCGCTGTTGACCGTGGGAAACGGAAAAAGTTCATATGAAACAAAAGTGAAGGTATTATGGTCCGAATCCGGGATATATTTTCTTTTCTTCTGTGAGGACCGCATGATCAGTTGCGGAAATCAGAAGAATTTCGGAGAACTCTACCTCGAAGATGTCGTTGAAGTTTTTCTCTGGCCCGATGAACGGCACCCCGTCTATTTTGAATACGAAATCTCGCCGCTTGGAGATGAACTTCCGCTTCTTGTCGCAAATAAAGACGGATTATTTCATGGATGGCTGCCGTTTCTTGCCGTCAATGAACGAAAAATACTATCGAGGACTCATGTCGAAGGGGGGAGAAAGGAACCAGGTGCCGGTGTCGCCGCATGGTATGCCGAGTTCATCATCCCTTTTGAACTCCTCATCGGGATGACAAATTGTCCTCCGGCCCCCGGAACGCGATGGCGTGCGAACATGTGCAGACTCGATTACGATACGAGTCCGGTCACCCAGTGGAGCTGGTGCAGGGAAAAAATGGCCTGGAATTTTCATAATTACAGGGGGTTTGGCTCCTTTGTATTTCGGTGA
- a CDS encoding glycosyltransferase family 2 protein, translated as MDFKNGVATFVMPHFREENNTTKKWLDETLEHIFKQSDPNWHLVIIDDLSPSGEAIAYLEDVKAKHPDKITVIKKETNNGPGYCRNLGIKWAFEHNSPIVLFNDADDISDIRRLEVARKIFTDDPDASVVYSTFKVIDEESKIVPMEKLTQSIVEILEGHQHNPPQGMNAWIDIGTLKGYTNLTSATVVKTELAFKYPFPPEKVSEDSNAWMRYSAGGGKFVYSGEIPTLYRIPQHTAGSSSRTREGGKHGFYIAKARVDTDGFTRALEIALTNGKVALDRRDDLLIKFYLKLGETLYRENELDLAQKQVEKAALLDKDLTKKVIAERNFGNWARLE; from the coding sequence ATGGATTTTAAAAACGGTGTCGCTACCTTTGTGATGCCCCATTTTCGGGAAGAAAACAATACCACAAAAAAATGGCTGGATGAAACCCTTGAGCATATTTTCAAACAGTCCGATCCCAACTGGCATCTCGTCATCATTGACGACCTTTCTCCATCCGGGGAAGCCATCGCATATCTTGAGGACGTCAAAGCAAAGCATCCGGATAAAATCACGGTAATAAAAAAAGAGACGAACAATGGCCCCGGTTACTGCCGCAACCTGGGAATAAAATGGGCTTTCGAGCATAATTCGCCGATCGTTCTCTTCAATGACGCGGACGACATTTCGGATATCAGACGGCTTGAGGTGGCACGAAAGATCTTTACCGACGATCCCGATGCCAGTGTCGTTTATTCGACATTCAAAGTCATTGACGAAGAAAGCAAGATCGTCCCCATGGAAAAACTCACACAATCGATCGTGGAAATTCTCGAAGGCCATCAGCATAATCCCCCGCAAGGCATGAATGCCTGGATCGATATCGGAACCTTAAAGGGCTATACGAACCTGACATCGGCCACCGTGGTAAAAACGGAACTTGCCTTCAAGTATCCCTTTCCGCCGGAAAAGGTATCGGAGGATTCAAATGCCTGGATGCGGTATTCGGCAGGCGGGGGTAAATTCGTATATTCCGGAGAAATTCCAACCCTTTACCGGATTCCCCAGCATACCGCGGGTTCCTCATCCCGAACGCGTGAAGGAGGAAAACACGGTTTCTACATCGCGAAGGCCCGCGTCGATACCGACGGCTTCACACGTGCCCTTGAAATCGCCCTGACCAACGGGAAGGTGGCATTGGACCGGCGTGACGATCTTCTTATCAAATTCTATCTTAAGCTCGGAGAAACCCTTTACAGGGAAAACGAACTCGATCTGGCACAGAAACAGGTGGAAAAAGCGGCGCTTCTTGACAAGGACCTGACCAAAAAAGTCATTGCGGAGAGAAACTTCGGGAACTGGGCACGCCTCGAGTAA
- a CDS encoding glucokinase: protein MEAQWLCSHLDFNCLILAGDVGGTNTTLALVGEKEGKYTIIVKFKYQSNKISNLVEPVEEVISLIKEKFPEATIDKCCLSPAGPVENNYCKLTNCAWDVDGNEIRKTIRIDTLIINDFTAIGYGIPTLDVDDIAQITKLPATDGNCPERTGTVKAVVGAGTGLGVGFLTPDKGKYHAYPSEGGHSGFAAFDEETKALKEYVADKIGTTPGTEPFVSGQGIANIFNYMKEKKNMSCTGVLSEIEAADDPDKPALISKNATTNGVCKQIMQLFIRMYGRFAGSIAVLFIPTAGLYLAGGIVTKNEALFLEDNLFMRNFEQNYNPNIRPLLKKIPVYIIKDYSISLYGAANAAVILME from the coding sequence ATGGAAGCGCAATGGTTATGTTCGCATCTTGATTTTAATTGCTTGATTCTGGCCGGAGACGTCGGAGGAACTAATACAACACTTGCCCTTGTCGGAGAAAAAGAAGGGAAATATACCATAATCGTCAAATTCAAGTACCAGTCGAATAAAATATCGAACCTGGTAGAGCCGGTTGAGGAAGTTATATCACTGATTAAAGAAAAGTTTCCTGAAGCGACGATCGATAAATGCTGTCTTAGTCCGGCCGGCCCGGTAGAAAACAATTACTGTAAATTGACGAATTGTGCCTGGGATGTTGACGGGAACGAAATCCGGAAAACGATCCGGATCGATACCCTTATTATCAATGATTTTACCGCGATCGGGTACGGGATTCCCACCCTCGATGTGGACGATATCGCACAGATTACGAAACTCCCGGCAACCGACGGTAATTGTCCGGAGCGGACCGGAACGGTCAAGGCGGTTGTCGGCGCCGGTACGGGACTCGGGGTCGGGTTTCTCACTCCGGATAAGGGAAAATACCATGCATATCCGTCCGAAGGCGGGCATTCGGGTTTCGCCGCTTTTGATGAGGAGACGAAAGCGCTGAAAGAATATGTGGCGGATAAAATCGGGACCACACCGGGAACGGAACCTTTTGTTTCCGGCCAGGGGATTGCAAATATATTCAATTACATGAAAGAAAAAAAGAACATGTCGTGTACCGGGGTTCTTTCCGAAATCGAAGCCGCAGACGATCCGGACAAACCCGCACTTATTTCCAAAAATGCGACAACCAACGGCGTCTGCAAGCAAATCATGCAGTTGTTTATCCGAATGTACGGGCGTTTCGCGGGAAGTATTGCCGTCCTCTTTATACCGACGGCCGGTTTATATCTCGCGGGCGGTATTGTCACAAAGAATGAAGCCCTTTTTCTGGAAGATAATCTTTTTATGAGAAACTTCGAACAGAATTACAATCCCAATATACGGCCGCTTCTCAAAAAAATACCTGTTTACATCATCAAGGATTATTCAATTTCCCTTTACGGGGCGGCAAACGCAGCGGTCATTTTGATGGAATAA